Proteins co-encoded in one Aspergillus luchuensis IFO 4308 DNA, chromosome 6, nearly complete sequence genomic window:
- a CDS encoding uncharacterized protein (InterPro:IPR011008,IPR009799;~go_function: GO:0016491 - oxidoreductase activity [Evidence IEA]) → MPITYAVLYPREAEVNLDYFINVHIPLAERLCGKDVLLSWEVFTFPSDAPYCLQANVTWASAEAKAAAMSGENGKVLIDDVEKYAKARPFSMAREEVARSMSV, encoded by the exons ATGCCCATTACATACGCA GTCCTATACCCTCGGGAAGCAGAAGTCAACCTGGATTACTTCATCAATGTCCACATACCCTTAGCAGAAAGACTCTGTGGCAAGGATGTGCTCCTCTCATGGGAGGTGTTCACGTTCCCTTCCGATGCACCGTACTGCCTTCAAGCCAATGTGACCTGGGCCAGTGCCGAGGCAAAAGCCGCCGCTATGTCGGGTGAGAATGGGAAAGTGTTGATAGATGATGTTGAGAAGTACGCCAAAGCACGGCCGTTCTCTATGGCGCGAGAAGAAGTAGCTCGGAGTATGTCTGTATAA
- a CDS encoding uncharacterized protein (COG:S;~EggNog:ENOG410Q2BG;~SECRETED:SignalP(1-19)), translating to MRTSYLLAAALTLLGGAYADDDSTTVVGYFKPYWSVDLPEYGGWTSTGASVAGINAVKTTYKMSCLKDAPKTDCDMKDAYTIIQGPETVSVSQVYTASTSDKTTSFDVTVTLSYECSLKSWTESASCTMSAGFSGSDDGATYASSTSTKSTYENPTSRFYSLVVAGGVKSFTEPAATKTPDAAAGVGAPVAAMITAAPVAAAAMVAAAWV from the coding sequence ATGCGCACATCCTACCTCCTCGCCGCCGCCCTTACCCTCCTTGGCGGTGCTTacgccgacgacgacagcACCACAGTAGTCGGCTACTTCAAGCCCTACTGGTCGGTGGACCTCCCTGAATACGGCGGCTGGACCAGCACCGGCGCCAGCGTCGCAGGCATCAATGCCGTGAAAACCACCTACAAAATGAGCTGTCTCAAAGACGCCCCCAAGACAGACTGCGACATGAAGGACGCATACACTATCATTCAAGGCCCGGAAACCGTCAGTGTCAGCCAAGTATACACTGCTTCGACGTCGGACAAGACCACCAGCTTCGATGTCACCGTGACTCTGTCATACGAATGCTCATTGAAGTCATGGACTGAATCGGCGAGCTGCACCATGAGCGCGGGTTTCAGTGGAAGTGATGATGGCGCGACGTACGCTTCGTCGACGTCGACCAAGTCTACCTATGAGAACCCGACTAGCAGATTCTATTCCCTTGTTGTCGCGGGGGGTGTCAAGTCGTTCACCGAGCCCGCCGCTACGAAGACccctgatgctgctgctggtgtcgGGGCTCCTGTTGCGGCTATGATTACGGCGGCGCCTGTTGCGGCCGCTGCTATGGTTGCTGCGGCGTGGGTTTAG
- a CDS encoding uncharacterized protein (COG:S;~EggNog:ENOG410Q22F) — protein MFDWFKSSNKESATQQPTWNPNTMTMQQPSAPEAPVTEQVVTGQPSQQETMQMSLRGGGEGEDVCCGVCAGLCCFECCECCC, from the exons ATGTTCGACTGGTTCAAATCTTCCAACAAGGAGTCTGCTACGCAGCAGCCCACCTGGAACCCCAACACCATGACCATGCAGCAGCCTTCCGCCCCGGAAGCTCCCGTTACCGAGCAGGTCGTCACCGGTCAACCC AGCCAGCAAGAGACGATGCAGATGAGCctgcgtggtggtggtgagggcgaggatgttTGCTGTGGCGT GTGCGCCGGTCTTTGCTGCTTCGAATGCTGCGAATGCTGCTGCTAG